Proteins from a genomic interval of Posidoniimonas polymericola:
- the icd gene encoding NADP-dependent isocitrate dehydrogenase, with amino-acid sequence MPEVAGQPITMKDGCLTVPDTPVVPFIEGDGTGPDIWRTSKRVLDAAVEKAYGGSKQIAWLEVLAGQKAFDQTGEWLPDATLDAFREYLVGIKGPLTTPVGGGIRSLNVALRQILDLYVCLRPVQYFAGVPSPVKQPELTDMVIFRENSEDIYAGIEFENGSDDCDKLKTLLSEAFPDRWKKVRFPDTVGLGIKPVSQEGTARLVKAAIQYAIDNDKESVTLVHKGNIMKFTEGGFRDWGYECAKEQFGATEIDGGPWCSFKSPKSDKEIIVKDVIADAMLQQILTRPAEYDVIATLNLNGDYISDALAACVGGIGIAPGGNINYDSGHAIFEATHGTAPKYADQDKVNPGSVTLSGEMMLRYLGWTEAADLIIKGLNGAIAAKTVTYDFERLMEGATLLKCSEFGDAIIKHMN; translated from the coding sequence ATGCCCGAAGTTGCCGGCCAGCCCATCACCATGAAGGACGGCTGCCTGACCGTCCCCGATACCCCAGTCGTCCCGTTCATCGAGGGTGACGGCACCGGCCCGGATATCTGGCGGACCAGCAAACGCGTGCTCGACGCGGCCGTTGAGAAAGCGTACGGCGGCTCGAAGCAGATTGCGTGGCTCGAGGTGCTGGCCGGGCAGAAGGCGTTCGACCAGACCGGGGAATGGCTGCCGGACGCCACGCTCGACGCCTTTCGCGAGTACCTGGTCGGCATCAAGGGCCCGCTGACCACCCCGGTGGGTGGCGGAATCCGGTCGCTGAACGTGGCGTTGCGGCAGATCCTCGACCTGTACGTCTGCCTGCGTCCGGTCCAGTACTTCGCTGGGGTCCCTTCGCCGGTCAAGCAGCCGGAGCTCACCGACATGGTGATCTTCCGCGAGAACAGCGAGGACATCTACGCCGGCATCGAGTTCGAGAACGGCTCGGACGACTGCGACAAGCTCAAGACGTTGCTCTCCGAGGCCTTCCCCGACCGGTGGAAGAAGGTCCGCTTCCCGGACACGGTCGGGCTGGGCATCAAGCCGGTCAGCCAGGAGGGCACCGCCCGGCTGGTTAAGGCCGCCATCCAGTACGCCATCGACAACGACAAGGAGTCGGTCACGCTAGTGCACAAGGGCAACATCATGAAATTCACCGAGGGTGGATTCCGTGATTGGGGCTACGAGTGCGCCAAGGAACAGTTCGGCGCGACCGAAATCGACGGCGGACCGTGGTGCAGCTTCAAGTCGCCCAAGAGCGACAAGGAGATCATCGTCAAGGACGTCATCGCCGACGCGATGCTGCAGCAGATCTTGACCCGCCCCGCCGAGTACGACGTGATCGCCACGCTGAACCTCAACGGCGACTACATCTCGGACGCGCTGGCCGCCTGCGTCGGCGGCATCGGCATCGCGCCGGGCGGCAACATCAACTACGACTCCGGCCACGCCATCTTCGAGGCGACCCACGGCACCGCGCCGAAGTACGCCGACCAGGACAAGGTCAACCCGGGCAGCGTGACGCTCTCCGGAGAAATGATGCTGCGTTACCTCGGCTGGACCGAGGCCGCCGACCTGATCATCAAGGGCCTGAACGGGGCGATCGCCGCCAAGACCGTCACCTACGACTTCGAGCGGCTGATGGAGGGCGCCACCCTGCTCAAGTGCAGCGAGTTTGGCGACGCCATCATCAAGCACATGAACTGA
- a CDS encoding ZIP family metal transporter: protein MSPYAIDSAMIEWLSELSPVWQALLAGTGTWLVTAIGAALVFGFVGVSRKLMDAMLGFSGGVMLAASYWSLLAPAIEIAEQTGGIKWLPPAIGFLAGGGVLWAIDKVLPHLHLYLPVDQAEGLPTSWRRSVLLVTAITLHNIPEGLAIGVVFGGAAMGIQGATVEAAIALAVGIGIQNFPEGVAVAMPLRAEGMSRIKSFWFGAASALVEPPAAVLGAAAVFYARPILPYALSFAAGAMVFVVVEELIPESQQKGNADLATVCLMVGFVVMMVLDVSLG, encoded by the coding sequence TTGTCCCCCTACGCAATCGACTCCGCGATGATCGAGTGGCTCTCTGAACTCTCCCCCGTCTGGCAGGCGCTGCTCGCCGGTACCGGCACCTGGCTGGTGACCGCCATTGGCGCGGCGTTGGTGTTCGGCTTCGTCGGCGTCAGCCGCAAGCTGATGGACGCCATGCTCGGCTTCTCCGGCGGCGTGATGCTGGCCGCCAGCTACTGGTCGCTGCTCGCCCCGGCGATCGAGATCGCCGAGCAGACCGGCGGGATCAAATGGCTGCCGCCCGCGATCGGCTTCCTGGCCGGCGGCGGCGTGCTGTGGGCCATCGACAAGGTGCTGCCCCACCTGCACCTGTACCTGCCGGTCGACCAGGCCGAGGGCCTGCCGACCTCGTGGCGGCGGTCGGTGCTGCTGGTGACGGCAATCACGCTGCACAACATCCCCGAGGGGCTGGCGATCGGCGTCGTGTTTGGCGGCGCCGCGATGGGCATCCAGGGCGCCACGGTCGAGGCGGCCATCGCCCTGGCGGTCGGCATCGGCATCCAGAACTTCCCGGAGGGCGTCGCGGTGGCGATGCCGCTCCGGGCGGAGGGGATGAGCCGCATCAAGTCGTTCTGGTTTGGCGCCGCGTCGGCGCTGGTCGAGCCCCCCGCCGCCGTCCTCGGCGCCGCCGCGGTGTTCTACGCGCGGCCGATCCTGCCGTACGCCCTGAGCTTCGCGGCCGGGGCGATGGTGTTTGTGGTAGTCGAGGAGCTGATCCCCGAGTCGCAGCAGAAGGGCAACGCCGACCTGGCGACCGTCTGCCTGATGGTCGGCTTCGTCGTGATGATGGTGCTGGACGTCTCGCTGGGCTGA
- a CDS encoding serine/threonine protein kinase, which yields MFSPLPTSHPRSPAAHMTWASRTVAGTVVRTRRFLSRELWVWPIIAVLLLVGIGWGVHGSIERTMEANLKSELQTLLDVEVAMLRTWLTSQETNAKSTASDTDVRQLVGQIVALNARNDNDPVAAADLAAQLSQQLQPMLNAHDYSAYFVATREQVLASGRSEVIGRPVPSEFRRVFERVYDGETTVTPPYASLLPQRDPSGRELLGVPVMNVLAPLVDDNLQTIAVLALQLRPEKDFTRILQIARLGDSGETYAFDANGLMLSNSRFGEDLVLLGLLPDLPRSESILQLLVRDPGGDMTRGYRPGVRRAELPLTTMVEEAVAGRPAANVSGYRDYRGVPVVGAWTWLDRYNFGVATEVNYSEAFRPLTILKRTFWGLLALLAASSVAIFVFTLLVARAQRQAREAAIEARELGQYKLEEKLGEGAMGVVYRGRHAMLRRPTAIKLIDADKVTQTSIERFEREVQITSNLNHPNTIAIYDYGRTPEGVFYYAMEYLDGIDLQSLAEKYGPQPSGRVVYILRQICGSLFEAHSSGLVHRDIKPANVMLNRRGGEGDVVKVLDFGLVKDRDDRSARNGGMAGTPLYMSPEAVQTPDAVDACSDLYSVGAVGYFLVTGKPVFESDDLVTLCRQHAVEPPTPLSTRLGKPVPADLEHAILSCLEKDRARRPQTARDLANMLAGCECAGDWSVDRADMWWGRRERGVPPESKEPPQPPTAGKTQSNLDQTIDL from the coding sequence GTGTTCTCTCCGCTACCAACCAGCCACCCCAGATCTCCCGCCGCGCACATGACGTGGGCGTCGCGGACGGTCGCGGGGACGGTGGTCCGCACGCGGCGGTTCCTGTCGCGTGAGTTGTGGGTCTGGCCGATCATTGCCGTGCTGCTGCTGGTGGGGATCGGCTGGGGCGTCCACGGTTCTATCGAGCGGACGATGGAGGCCAACCTAAAATCAGAGCTGCAGACCCTGCTCGACGTCGAGGTGGCGATGCTCCGCACCTGGTTGACCTCGCAGGAAACCAACGCCAAGAGCACCGCCAGCGACACCGACGTGCGGCAGCTCGTCGGTCAGATCGTGGCGCTCAACGCCAGGAACGACAACGACCCGGTCGCGGCCGCCGACCTCGCCGCGCAGCTCTCCCAGCAGCTCCAGCCGATGCTCAACGCGCACGACTACAGCGCGTACTTTGTGGCGACCCGCGAGCAGGTCCTGGCCTCCGGTCGATCGGAGGTGATCGGCCGCCCCGTTCCGAGCGAATTCCGGCGCGTCTTCGAGCGTGTCTACGACGGCGAAACCACCGTCACGCCCCCCTACGCCAGCCTGCTGCCGCAGCGCGACCCGTCGGGCCGCGAGCTGCTGGGCGTGCCGGTGATGAACGTGCTCGCGCCCTTGGTAGATGACAACCTGCAAACCATCGCGGTGCTGGCGCTGCAGCTCCGACCAGAGAAGGACTTCACGCGGATCCTGCAGATCGCCCGGCTGGGCGATTCCGGCGAGACCTACGCCTTCGACGCCAACGGCCTGATGCTTTCCAACAGCCGCTTCGGCGAGGATCTCGTCCTGCTCGGGTTGCTGCCCGACCTGCCACGGTCGGAGTCGATCCTGCAGCTGCTGGTCCGCGACCCCGGTGGAGACATGACGCGCGGGTACCGCCCTGGCGTTCGTCGGGCAGAGCTGCCGCTCACAACGATGGTAGAAGAGGCGGTGGCAGGTCGGCCCGCCGCCAACGTGTCTGGCTACCGCGATTACCGCGGCGTCCCCGTGGTCGGCGCGTGGACCTGGCTGGATCGCTACAACTTCGGCGTCGCCACCGAGGTCAACTACTCCGAGGCGTTTCGCCCGTTAACCATCCTTAAACGCACCTTCTGGGGGCTGCTTGCGCTCTTGGCGGCGAGTTCGGTGGCGATTTTTGTCTTCACCCTGCTGGTCGCCCGCGCGCAGCGCCAGGCCCGCGAGGCCGCCATCGAGGCCCGCGAGCTCGGGCAGTACAAGCTCGAGGAGAAGCTCGGCGAGGGGGCAATGGGCGTGGTGTACCGCGGCCGCCACGCGATGCTCCGCCGCCCGACCGCGATCAAGCTGATCGACGCCGACAAGGTCACGCAAACTTCTATCGAGCGGTTCGAACGCGAGGTCCAGATCACCAGCAACCTGAACCACCCCAACACAATCGCGATCTACGACTACGGCCGCACCCCCGAAGGGGTTTTCTACTACGCCATGGAGTACCTCGACGGCATCGACCTGCAGTCGCTGGCCGAGAAGTACGGGCCGCAGCCTTCCGGGCGGGTGGTGTACATCCTGCGGCAGATCTGCGGCTCGCTGTTCGAGGCCCACTCCTCGGGACTCGTGCACCGTGACATAAAGCCCGCCAACGTGATGCTTAACCGTCGGGGCGGCGAAGGTGACGTCGTCAAGGTGCTCGATTTCGGCCTGGTGAAGGACCGCGACGACCGCAGCGCGCGGAACGGCGGCATGGCCGGCACGCCGCTCTACATGTCGCCCGAGGCGGTGCAGACGCCCGACGCGGTCGACGCCTGCAGCGACCTCTACTCGGTTGGGGCGGTCGGCTACTTCCTTGTGACCGGCAAGCCGGTGTTCGAGTCGGACGACCTAGTGACGCTCTGCCGCCAGCACGCGGTCGAGCCGCCCACGCCGCTGTCGACGCGGCTCGGCAAGCCGGTCCCCGCCGACCTCGAGCACGCCATCCTCTCGTGCCTGGAGAAGGACCGCGCCCGGCGGCCGCAAACGGCTCGCGACCTCGCGAACATGCTCGCGGGCTGCGAGTGCGCGGGCGACTGGAGCGTCGACCGGGCCGACATGTGGTGGGGCCGCCGGGAACGCGGCGTGCCCCCGGAATCCAAAGAGCCCCCCCAACCGCCCACTGCGGGGAAGACTCAGTCCAACCTTGACCAGACGATCGACCTGTAG
- a CDS encoding ATP-binding protein, producing MGDNWAWTTEATLASQRGAHLPLMDEILAELKNHGWDGRDYFGVQMALEESLSNAIRHGNKLDEQKTVEVECKLSDQAFWIRIKDEGQGFQPEKVADCTTSEGLACHGGRGMMLINAYMTRVEHNEAGNCIIMEKTRDTDST from the coding sequence GTGGGTGACAACTGGGCCTGGACTACCGAAGCGACCCTTGCCAGCCAGCGGGGCGCCCACCTGCCGCTGATGGACGAGATCCTCGCGGAGCTCAAGAACCACGGCTGGGATGGCCGAGACTACTTCGGCGTGCAGATGGCGCTGGAAGAATCGCTCTCTAACGCCATCCGCCACGGCAACAAGCTGGACGAGCAGAAGACCGTCGAGGTCGAGTGCAAGCTGAGTGACCAGGCGTTCTGGATCCGCATCAAGGACGAGGGCCAAGGCTTCCAGCCGGAAAAGGTCGCGGATTGCACCACCTCCGAGGGCCTTGCCTGCCACGGCGGCCGCGGGATGATGCTGATTAATGCCTACATGACGCGGGTCGAGCACAACGAGGCGGGCAACTGCATAATCATGGAGAAAACCCGCGACACAGACTCAACTTAG
- a CDS encoding STAS domain-containing protein — MSTFRRVKLSESGSVTVVTFADSKIIDEEEIQELGQELFDLVEREERKKIVLNFSNVEFLSSAALGKLISFEKKVKNHRAELILTNIRPEIYEVFAITKLTKLFKIKDDEADALAVL; from the coding sequence ATGAGCACATTTCGTCGCGTCAAGCTCAGCGAGTCGGGGTCGGTCACTGTGGTGACGTTTGCCGACTCGAAGATCATCGACGAAGAGGAAATCCAAGAGCTGGGGCAGGAGCTGTTCGACCTGGTCGAACGGGAAGAGCGCAAGAAGATCGTGCTCAATTTCTCGAATGTCGAGTTCCTTTCCAGTGCGGCCCTCGGCAAGCTGATCAGCTTCGAGAAGAAGGTGAAGAATCACCGGGCGGAGCTGATTCTGACGAATATCCGTCCGGAGATCTACGAGGTCTTCGCGATCACGAAGCTGACCAAGCTCTTCAAGATCAAGGACGACGAGGCGGACGCGCTCGCCGTCCTCTAG
- a CDS encoding AMP-binding protein translates to MIPPRAMIRACRRASSRWKIADSTGSQLTGSEVLLRSLVLRRMLRREVLANDELYVGVLLPPSLGGAVVNAALALDRRVTANLNYSATSAVMNKCIKKAGIRHVLTSEKLLSKLDLDLDAEVVCLEDLKDKATAADKLLAAVATYATPAGLLDKMLGLDRASEDDEQTVLFTSGSTGDPKGVVLTYRNVATNVYGMGKAIHLTERDVLLGILPFFHAFGYTVTLWGPLMLDVNAAYHVNPLEARQVGKLAATRGATILLSTPTFLRSYLKRCSVEDFKSLEIVVVGAEKLPQELSDKFEAKFGVRPIEGYGATELSPLVSVNIPPTRAMSDEDGWVEGSVGKPLPEVEAKIVHPETFEPLPPGEDGMLLITGPNLMKGYFNDDAKTSEAVRDGWYVTGDIARLDERGFIHITGRQSRFSKIGGEMVPHVTVEEAIQEFVATDDDESVLAVVSAVPDAKKGERLVVLHLPMAKTPNEVRTHLTQQGLPNLWIPSADSFVPVEELPLLGSGKLDLKKLAQLALELSPPRD, encoded by the coding sequence ATGATTCCCCCCCGTGCCATGATCCGTGCGTGCCGGCGTGCGAGCTCCCGCTGGAAGATCGCCGATTCGACCGGCTCGCAGCTGACCGGCAGCGAGGTGCTGCTGCGGTCGCTGGTCCTCCGCCGGATGCTCCGCCGCGAGGTGCTGGCCAACGACGAGCTTTACGTCGGGGTGCTGCTGCCGCCGTCGCTCGGCGGGGCGGTGGTCAATGCGGCCCTAGCGCTCGACCGCCGTGTCACCGCCAACCTGAACTACTCCGCCACCTCGGCGGTGATGAACAAGTGCATCAAGAAGGCGGGCATCCGGCACGTGCTAACCAGCGAGAAGCTGCTCAGCAAGCTCGACCTCGACCTCGACGCCGAGGTGGTGTGCCTTGAGGACCTGAAGGACAAGGCGACCGCCGCCGACAAGCTGCTGGCCGCTGTGGCGACCTACGCCACGCCGGCCGGCCTGCTCGACAAGATGCTGGGGCTCGACCGCGCTTCGGAAGACGACGAGCAGACCGTGCTGTTCACCTCCGGCTCAACCGGCGACCCGAAGGGCGTTGTGCTGACGTACCGGAACGTCGCGACCAACGTGTACGGCATGGGGAAAGCGATCCACCTCACCGAGCGGGACGTGCTGCTCGGCATCCTGCCGTTCTTCCACGCGTTCGGCTACACGGTCACGCTGTGGGGCCCGCTGATGCTCGACGTCAACGCGGCCTACCACGTCAACCCACTCGAGGCGCGGCAGGTCGGCAAGCTGGCCGCGACGCGCGGCGCGACCATCCTGCTCAGCACGCCGACCTTCCTGCGCTCGTACCTCAAACGCTGCTCGGTCGAGGACTTCAAGTCGCTTGAGATCGTGGTGGTCGGAGCTGAGAAGCTGCCGCAGGAGCTGTCGGACAAGTTCGAGGCCAAGTTCGGCGTCCGGCCGATCGAGGGCTACGGCGCGACGGAGCTCTCGCCGCTGGTGTCGGTCAACATCCCGCCGACCCGCGCCATGAGCGACGAGGACGGCTGGGTCGAGGGGAGCGTCGGCAAGCCGCTGCCCGAGGTCGAGGCTAAGATCGTCCACCCGGAGACCTTCGAGCCACTCCCGCCCGGCGAGGACGGCATGCTGCTGATCACCGGCCCCAACCTAATGAAGGGCTACTTCAACGACGACGCGAAGACCTCCGAGGCCGTCCGCGACGGGTGGTACGTCACCGGCGACATCGCCAGGCTCGACGAGCGTGGGTTTATCCACATCACAGGCCGCCAGAGCCGGTTCTCCAAGATCGGGGGCGAGATGGTCCCCCACGTCACGGTGGAGGAGGCGATTCAGGAGTTCGTCGCCACCGACGACGACGAGAGCGTGCTGGCGGTGGTCTCGGCCGTGCCGGATGCCAAGAAGGGCGAACGCCTGGTCGTGCTCCACCTGCCGATGGCCAAGACGCCCAACGAAGTCCGGACACACCTCACACAGCAGGGACTCCCCAACCTGTGGATCCCGTCCGCTGACAGCTTTGTGCCGGTTGAGGAGCTGCCGCTGCTCGGCTCTGGCAAGCTCGACCTCAAGAAGCTGGCCCAGCTGGCGCTTGAGCTGAGCCCGCCGCGGGACTAG
- a CDS encoding HEAT repeat domain-containing protein, which produces MSEQRPPSKLPRLAVLACGVLMVLAGWEVSRRFVAHGIATRAECNPSNSRAAISELAQLGPSAVPALLDAAVSDDREVAVPARAQVEALLDDWAYSRPAAFEDRCLALIEGVADREPQLTPSGRVWARRLGDHALRKLNASRSSGDGYLIMAVERLYALADQPPQYIDQPLRVRRISPVEIAQSPGGALQPAPAFKAPIAPPKPLVAAAAPESPSLPDPRPIEAAPAAPISPVEQPIARGPAPLDWREPTPDPSEAAEPQRLPSDTTADGPIGNVAATPPGLPTEVTSLLEGTPVDRLRLVEQLLTGRHENAAEILLRLARDPEPKVRLSAISALGSSTNPQLTEAAYQLAVHDEDPKVSRLATELQKLLR; this is translated from the coding sequence ATGAGCGAACAACGCCCCCCATCGAAGCTCCCCCGCCTGGCAGTGCTAGCGTGCGGCGTCCTGATGGTGTTGGCCGGCTGGGAGGTGAGCCGCCGGTTCGTGGCTCACGGCATTGCCACCCGGGCAGAATGCAACCCGTCAAACTCCCGCGCCGCGATTAGCGAGCTAGCACAGCTCGGCCCCAGCGCCGTGCCGGCCCTGCTCGACGCGGCTGTCAGCGACGACCGCGAGGTAGCGGTCCCGGCGCGGGCCCAGGTTGAGGCCCTGCTGGACGACTGGGCCTACAGCCGACCCGCGGCGTTCGAGGACCGGTGCCTGGCGCTGATCGAGGGGGTCGCCGACCGCGAGCCGCAGCTGACGCCGTCGGGACGCGTCTGGGCCCGCCGGCTGGGCGACCACGCCTTACGAAAGCTGAACGCCTCGCGCTCGTCGGGCGACGGCTACCTGATCATGGCGGTCGAACGGCTCTACGCCCTGGCCGACCAGCCCCCCCAGTACATCGACCAGCCGCTGCGGGTGCGGCGGATCAGCCCGGTCGAGATCGCCCAATCGCCGGGGGGCGCCCTACAGCCTGCCCCGGCATTTAAGGCCCCAATAGCGCCGCCCAAGCCGCTGGTCGCTGCCGCCGCACCGGAGTCACCCTCGCTGCCCGATCCGCGACCCATCGAGGCCGCGCCTGCCGCCCCGATCTCGCCGGTCGAGCAGCCGATCGCCAGGGGCCCTGCCCCACTCGACTGGCGTGAGCCGACCCCCGACCCCAGCGAAGCCGCCGAACCGCAGCGGCTGCCCTCCGACACAACCGCCGACGGACCCATTGGCAACGTTGCTGCGACACCCCCTGGCCTGCCAACCGAGGTGACCTCGCTCCTCGAGGGGACGCCGGTCGATCGTCTGCGGCTCGTCGAGCAGCTGCTCACCGGCCGCCACGAGAACGCGGCGGAGATCCTGCTCCGCCTGGCGCGAGACCCGGAGCCCAAGGTCAGGCTGTCGGCGATCTCGGCGCTTGGCTCCTCGACGAACCCGCAGCTGACCGAGGCGGCCTACCAGCTCGCCGTGCATGACGAAGACCCGAAGGTCTCGCGGCTGGCGACCGAGCTGCAGAAGCTGCTCCGGTAG